One segment of Paenibacillus sp. FSL R7-0337 DNA contains the following:
- a CDS encoding DsbA family protein yields the protein MNNKANRSKNTPNHGRLLPMLLAVIAVLLIALLAFFLTQGKSSGTEALDNLPNYTDVKGKIVVDGLKYEKQPHLGSEDAKVKVIEFADFKCPACKNWTASYLDTFIKDYVDSGKVQFYFMNFAFIDRDSYLAASAGEAIYQQNNEKFWEYLHKLYESQGDESKIWATQKFITKFVKDNIAGIDQEQFEQDLKNHTYMYDVKEDFKIAGAYGVNGTPKFMVNGVLLPDSSYEGLSAAVEAALSAAK from the coding sequence ATGAATAACAAAGCTAACCGTTCCAAGAATACCCCGAATCACGGGCGACTGCTCCCTATGCTGCTTGCAGTGATTGCCGTGCTGCTGATCGCCCTTCTTGCCTTCTTCCTTACACAGGGCAAATCGTCCGGCACCGAGGCGCTCGATAATCTCCCTAACTACACTGATGTGAAGGGCAAGATCGTAGTGGACGGGCTGAAATACGAGAAGCAGCCGCATTTGGGCAGCGAAGACGCCAAGGTGAAGGTGATCGAATTCGCCGATTTCAAATGCCCTGCCTGCAAAAATTGGACCGCCTCCTACCTCGATACGTTCATCAAGGACTACGTAGACAGCGGGAAAGTCCAGTTCTACTTCATGAACTTCGCCTTCATTGACCGGGATTCTTACCTGGCCGCCAGTGCCGGGGAAGCTATCTATCAGCAGAATAATGAGAAGTTCTGGGAGTATCTCCACAAGCTCTACGAGAGCCAGGGCGATGAGAGCAAGATCTGGGCAACGCAGAAGTTCATCACTAAGTTCGTGAAGGACAATATTGCAGGGATTGACCAAGAGCAGTTCGAACAGGATCTGAAGAACCATACGTATATGTACGATGTCAAAGAAGACTTCAAAATCGCCGGAGCTTACGGCGTCAACGGCACACCAAAGTTCATGGTGAACGGCGTCCTGCTGCCGGATTCCTCTTATGAAGGCTTAAGTGCCGCCGTTGAAGCAGCCTTGAGTGCAGCTAAATAA
- a CDS encoding type IA DNA topoisomerase: MKTLIIAEKPDMGRNIAAAIEPKAKNYRSYLEGEQYIITWAIGHLIGLAEPEAYDNKYKKWNINDLPIIPEEFKLLPNARTMDQLKVIGELAKRSDLLVNSCDAGREGQHIFSLIQRYLELNQPVKRLWISDLTPETIRKGFQELKDGSEYENLTKAARARSEADWLIGMNGSRAFTTKHNVLLSVGRVQTPVLALIYDRQKTIEAFSSLKFFEVEGHFTQNELTYKGMWQGDRLTDGAKAEALAAKVKGKPARIVLYEVKETKEYPNKLYDLTLLQREANGKYAFSAKKTLDIAQALYEKHKVISYPRTNSNYVTEQNIPEMHKTLSALQGTQYDDWVKGANRNLVHKGNKFICNPSKVEDHHAILPTNRKANGLSADEAKLYDLIVRRFLSQFYPAAEYKVHTVMTEVEAEKFKTTVKELLSLGWKVIYADQKKDKSRPAKGKGKEDEEEEELEVNEPFSVQAEGEVICSDAIVKEKDTQPPKHYTEGTLLKAMESAGKQIEDEELRDAMKDSGLGTPATRAATIERLKNVGYVEMQGKKIAITQKGRTAVELIRGAGVELLTSPEMTGQWERRLNEIARGTAADGQFMENVKRFASMIVDKVRVQSRAAKTSFEGDTPSLNSGGKGRSSAAAPRKAAESKTAGGTPAAAKSRRAAPAAAGKNGDTGPKVIGSCPRPGCGGMIFMGRKGYGCSHYKEGCGFVIWKENHGRTLTDTQVKALIEKGRTGKLKLTGEDGAPLEGKLVLQNMDTGQLAVE, translated from the coding sequence TTGAAGACACTCATTATTGCGGAGAAACCGGACATGGGGCGGAATATCGCCGCCGCAATAGAACCGAAGGCCAAAAACTACCGTTCCTATCTGGAAGGGGAGCAGTACATCATCACCTGGGCGATTGGGCATCTGATTGGCCTGGCAGAGCCCGAAGCCTACGACAATAAATATAAAAAATGGAACATTAATGATCTGCCGATCATCCCTGAGGAGTTCAAGCTGCTGCCTAACGCACGCACCATGGATCAGCTGAAGGTGATCGGGGAGCTGGCGAAGCGCAGTGATCTGCTGGTGAACTCCTGCGATGCCGGGCGTGAGGGCCAGCATATTTTCTCGCTGATCCAGCGTTACCTGGAGCTGAACCAGCCGGTGAAGCGGCTGTGGATCTCCGATCTGACACCGGAGACGATCCGCAAGGGCTTCCAGGAGCTGAAGGACGGGTCGGAATACGAGAATCTGACCAAAGCGGCCCGGGCACGCAGCGAGGCGGACTGGCTGATTGGGATGAACGGCTCGCGCGCGTTTACCACCAAGCATAATGTGCTGCTCTCCGTAGGACGAGTGCAGACGCCCGTGCTGGCGCTGATCTATGACCGTCAGAAGACCATTGAAGCGTTTTCCTCGCTGAAGTTCTTTGAGGTGGAAGGACATTTCACCCAGAATGAGCTGACTTATAAAGGAATGTGGCAGGGCGACCGGTTAACGGATGGTGCGAAGGCAGAGGCGCTTGCAGCCAAGGTCAAAGGCAAGCCCGCCCGGATTGTTCTCTATGAGGTTAAAGAGACCAAGGAATATCCGAACAAGCTGTACGATCTGACGCTGCTGCAGCGTGAGGCGAACGGGAAATATGCCTTCTCCGCCAAAAAAACACTGGATATCGCCCAGGCGCTGTATGAGAAGCACAAGGTAATCTCTTACCCGCGTACCAACTCCAACTATGTTACGGAGCAGAATATTCCTGAAATGCACAAGACGCTGTCGGCCCTTCAGGGCACGCAGTACGACGATTGGGTGAAGGGTGCAAACCGTAACCTGGTTCATAAAGGCAACAAGTTTATTTGTAATCCGTCCAAGGTCGAGGATCACCATGCGATTCTGCCTACGAACCGTAAGGCGAACGGGCTGAGTGCGGACGAGGCCAAGCTGTACGATCTGATTGTCCGCCGCTTCCTCTCCCAGTTCTATCCGGCTGCGGAATATAAGGTGCATACGGTGATGACCGAAGTGGAAGCTGAGAAGTTCAAGACTACGGTCAAGGAGCTGCTCAGCCTCGGCTGGAAGGTAATCTACGCAGACCAGAAGAAGGACAAGTCTAGACCGGCCAAGGGCAAAGGCAAGGAGGACGAGGAGGAAGAAGAGCTTGAGGTGAACGAGCCGTTCTCGGTTCAAGCGGAGGGTGAAGTGATCTGCAGCGATGCGATTGTGAAGGAGAAGGATACCCAGCCTCCGAAGCATTACACCGAAGGAACCTTGCTGAAGGCAATGGAGAGCGCAGGCAAGCAGATTGAGGACGAAGAGCTGCGCGATGCCATGAAGGATTCGGGGCTGGGCACTCCGGCGACCCGGGCCGCTACAATTGAACGGCTGAAGAATGTCGGCTATGTGGAGATGCAGGGGAAAAAGATCGCCATCACCCAAAAGGGGCGGACGGCGGTTGAGCTGATCCGCGGGGCAGGTGTGGAACTGCTGACCTCCCCGGAAATGACCGGGCAGTGGGAGCGCCGGCTCAATGAAATTGCCCGCGGCACCGCAGCGGACGGACAATTCATGGAGAATGTGAAGAGGTTCGCTTCCATGATTGTGGACAAGGTCCGTGTACAGTCGCGCGCCGCTAAGACCTCCTTCGAAGGGGATACGCCTTCGCTGAACAGCGGCGGCAAGGGCCGCAGTTCGGCTGCTGCGCCGCGCAAGGCGGCCGAATCCAAAACGGCCGGGGGCACGCCCGCAGCGGCAAAATCGCGCCGCGCGGCACCTGCCGCTGCCGGGAAGAACGGGGATACCGGGCCGAAGGTCATCGGCTCCTGCCCGCGTCCCGGTTGCGGCGGCATGATCTTCATGGGCCGCAAGGGCTACGGCTGCTCTCATTATAAGGAGGGCTGCGGCTTCGTGATCTGGAAGGAGAATCACGGGCGCACGCTCACCGACACCCAAGTGAAGGCCCTGATTGAGAAGGGCCGGACCGGGAAGCTGAAGCTGACCGGTGAGGACGGCGCACCGCTTGAAGGCAAGCTGGTGCTGCAGAATATGGATACCGGCCAGCTGGCCGTGGAATAA
- a CDS encoding proline--tRNA ligase, giving the protein MRQTNLLVTTLREAPAEAETRSHQLLLRAGYIRQVAAGVYTYLPLGRRVLRRIEQIVRQEMESAGAQEVLMPSMQPAELWRESERYEVYGKELMKLRDRHDREFVLGPTHEEVVTALMRGEISSYRRLPVTVYQIQTKFRDERRPRSGLLRGREFLMKDAYTFDTDWNGLDLAYQVMYSAYERIFDRCGLKYQAVQANAGAIGGKGQNHEFMALSEIGEDTIAVCSLCGYAANLEQAEVQSGAAPHRQDYAARPAPERFHTPAQKTIQQLEQESQLRPQDIIKTLIYTGGGKIFAVLVRGDHEVNELKVQKYLGCGDITLADAMHVQETAGTVSGYVGPAGLSMPLLVDAAVAAMTEAVTGAGEEDYHLRGVVPGRDFPLTQVGDFRNAVAGDCCPQCSEGELDFHQGIEVGHVFKLGTVYSEKLGADYLDADGRTRPMVMGCYGIGISRLLAAVAEQSNDDQGLIWPQSLAPYTVHILLMSVQDTAQRELAEALYVRLTALGIDTLLDDRDERAGVKFKDAGLMGIPVALVVGKLAAEQRVEYMDRRTGNKEVIDMSEAVLRVSSLKSAPDSTFA; this is encoded by the coding sequence ATGCGTCAAACCAATCTATTAGTTACCACTCTGCGCGAAGCTCCTGCCGAAGCAGAGACAAGGAGCCACCAGCTGCTGCTGCGTGCGGGATATATCCGGCAGGTGGCCGCCGGGGTATACACCTATTTGCCGCTCGGACGGCGGGTGCTGCGCAGGATAGAGCAGATCGTGCGCCAGGAAATGGAGTCCGCCGGTGCGCAGGAGGTTCTTATGCCTTCCATGCAGCCAGCAGAGCTCTGGAGAGAATCGGAACGTTATGAGGTGTACGGCAAAGAGCTGATGAAGCTCCGCGACCGTCACGACCGTGAGTTCGTGCTGGGTCCGACCCATGAGGAAGTGGTTACGGCGCTAATGCGCGGAGAGATCAGCTCCTACCGTCGGCTGCCGGTGACCGTCTATCAGATCCAGACGAAGTTCCGGGATGAACGCCGTCCGCGCTCAGGACTTCTGCGTGGAAGAGAATTCCTGATGAAGGATGCTTATACGTTTGATACGGACTGGAATGGCCTGGATCTGGCCTATCAGGTGATGTACAGCGCTTATGAGCGGATATTTGACCGCTGCGGCCTGAAATACCAGGCGGTGCAGGCGAATGCCGGAGCGATTGGCGGCAAAGGCCAGAACCATGAATTCATGGCTCTGTCAGAGATAGGCGAGGATACGATAGCTGTATGCTCCCTGTGCGGATATGCTGCGAATCTGGAGCAGGCAGAAGTGCAGAGCGGGGCTGCGCCGCATAGACAAGATTATGCCGCACGGCCTGCTCCAGAGCGATTCCACACCCCTGCCCAGAAGACCATTCAGCAGCTGGAGCAGGAGAGTCAGCTCAGACCGCAGGATATCATCAAGACATTAATATACACAGGCGGCGGCAAGATATTTGCTGTGCTGGTCCGTGGAGATCATGAGGTGAATGAGCTGAAGGTGCAAAAGTACCTCGGCTGCGGTGACATTACACTGGCTGATGCCATGCATGTACAGGAGACCGCCGGAACCGTAAGCGGTTATGTCGGTCCTGCCGGATTGTCCATGCCTCTCCTGGTAGATGCTGCTGTTGCAGCCATGACAGAAGCAGTCACAGGCGCGGGGGAAGAGGATTACCATCTGCGCGGAGTGGTGCCCGGCCGGGACTTCCCGCTGACGCAGGTGGGGGATTTCCGCAATGCTGTTGCCGGCGACTGCTGTCCGCAGTGCAGCGAAGGGGAGCTGGATTTCCATCAGGGCATCGAGGTAGGGCATGTCTTCAAGCTGGGCACGGTCTACAGTGAGAAGCTGGGGGCAGATTATCTGGATGCGGACGGCCGCACCCGGCCTATGGTAATGGGCTGCTACGGTATTGGAATCTCCCGCTTGCTGGCCGCAGTGGCAGAGCAGAGCAACGATGACCAGGGGCTGATCTGGCCGCAGAGCCTGGCTCCATATACGGTTCATATTCTGCTGATGTCTGTCCAAGATACAGCGCAGCGTGAGCTTGCCGAAGCTCTGTATGTACGGCTGACCGCCTTGGGCATTGATACCCTGCTGGACGACCGCGATGAGCGGGCTGGGGTCAAATTCAAGGATGCCGGATTGATGGGTATACCGGTGGCGCTGGTTGTCGGCAAGCTGGCCGCAGAGCAAAGGGTTGAATACATGGACCGCAGAACGGGTAACAAGGAAGTAATCGATATGAGCGAGGCCGTGCTGCGCGTAAGCAGTCTGAAGTCCGCACCGGATTCTACTTTTGCTTGA
- a CDS encoding methyl-accepting chemotaxis protein produces MFKSVNRFISKLRSRSLQRQMMMLFTIMLVIPILLVSYFSYSSAKQQLEIKMQKATHSSVELVAGTIQEYVSAAMRNVDLLSRQIESSEVDVTAPATRTLIDQFMKAHPELEVLTVGNEQGAWMKAPDPGKQDYDPRTRDWYKASMQNAGTTTIIDPFVSLTTGNYTLFISHSLKDGKGAVTTSLNLKAMSERLNTTHPGETGYFYIVDRNHKFVSHPSKAAGEDVADYVVKLLGKDSGDLHYTNPDTEMDMQGYYTTDPNTGFKIVGILPTQEFSDASQPIIYTGLMVLAIALLVALTLMYLIVRSITKPIRSLNRSAQRVSEGYLNEQIQISRVDEIGQLAQNYNLMVGSLRDIVSDISDTSGQLAASSQQLNATTEENSRATAYVAELVQDSSESAQTQTSAMAETSRAMEEMSSGIQKIAEAAASIVDSSANTEADVRSGSRKMEQVSQQMDAIRTSTHHSSQLIGQLNGLNDEVSAMSSAISAIAVQTNLLSLNAGIEAARAGEQGRGFAVVAAEVRKLADQSKNTAGDIQDTLQQMTSLIDQTYEAIRHTVAADVELGIQVTAEAKESFISIEQSTAKINSQLHDISAITEQMSAGAQEVAASVHEISGISRSTSDTFQSVTAATEEQLASMEEISASSTELSRMAGDLQLKIERFKLED; encoded by the coding sequence ATGTTCAAGTCAGTCAACCGCTTCATCAGCAAGCTCAGATCACGATCACTGCAAAGACAAATGATGATGCTTTTCACCATTATGCTAGTGATCCCGATCCTCTTGGTCAGTTATTTCTCCTATTCCAGTGCTAAACAGCAATTGGAGATTAAAATGCAGAAAGCCACGCATTCCAGTGTCGAGCTGGTCGCCGGGACCATTCAAGAATATGTATCCGCTGCTATGCGGAATGTAGATTTACTCAGCCGCCAGATTGAGTCTTCCGAGGTCGATGTTACGGCTCCCGCAACACGTACACTGATCGATCAGTTCATGAAGGCACATCCCGAGCTTGAGGTTCTTACGGTGGGCAACGAACAAGGAGCGTGGATGAAGGCCCCGGACCCCGGCAAACAGGATTATGATCCGCGTACGCGGGACTGGTATAAGGCGTCCATGCAAAATGCTGGTACAACTACAATCATTGATCCTTTTGTCTCGTTAACAACCGGCAACTATACGCTGTTCATCTCCCATTCGCTGAAGGATGGTAAAGGAGCAGTCACCACCAGCCTCAATCTCAAGGCAATGAGTGAAAGATTAAATACCACCCATCCAGGTGAGACCGGATACTTCTACATTGTGGACCGTAATCATAAATTCGTCTCTCATCCCAGCAAAGCAGCAGGTGAGGATGTAGCAGACTATGTAGTGAAGCTGCTCGGTAAAGACAGCGGGGACCTGCACTATACCAATCCGGATACGGAGATGGACATGCAGGGTTATTATACAACCGATCCGAATACCGGGTTCAAAATTGTCGGCATCCTGCCTACCCAAGAATTCTCGGATGCCTCACAGCCCATTATCTATACAGGACTGATGGTTCTGGCTATTGCCCTGCTAGTCGCCCTGACCCTGATGTACCTGATTGTCCGCTCCATCACGAAGCCGATCCGTAGTCTGAACCGTTCTGCACAGCGGGTAAGCGAAGGCTATCTGAATGAGCAGATTCAGATAAGCCGGGTGGATGAGATCGGGCAGCTGGCACAGAATTACAACCTGATGGTTGGCTCTCTGCGCGACATCGTCTCGGATATTTCGGATACCTCGGGACAACTGGCAGCCTCAAGCCAGCAATTGAATGCTACAACCGAAGAGAACTCCAGAGCCACCGCTTATGTGGCAGAACTGGTGCAGGACTCCTCTGAGAGTGCGCAGACACAGACCTCGGCCATGGCAGAAACCTCGCGCGCGATGGAGGAAATGTCCTCCGGGATTCAAAAGATTGCCGAAGCTGCCGCCTCCATCGTCGATTCTTCCGCGAACACTGAAGCAGATGTTCGCAGCGGCAGCCGGAAGATGGAGCAGGTCAGCCAGCAAATGGATGCCATCCGGACCTCTACTCACCACTCTTCGCAGCTGATCGGGCAATTAAACGGCCTGAACGATGAAGTCTCCGCGATGAGCAGTGCAATTTCGGCCATTGCCGTACAGACAAATCTCCTGTCCCTGAACGCTGGTATTGAAGCGGCCCGGGCCGGAGAGCAGGGCCGGGGCTTCGCCGTCGTGGCGGCAGAGGTTCGGAAGCTGGCCGATCAATCGAAGAATACCGCCGGGGATATTCAAGATACCCTCCAGCAGATGACCTCGTTGATCGACCAGACCTATGAAGCGATCCGCCATACCGTTGCAGCCGATGTAGAGCTGGGTATTCAGGTTACCGCGGAAGCCAAGGAATCCTTCATCAGTATTGAACAGTCTACGGCCAAAATCAACAGCCAGTTGCATGACATCTCGGCTATTACCGAGCAGATGTCAGCGGGAGCGCAGGAGGTCGCCGCTTCCGTACACGAGATCTCCGGCATCTCCCGGTCTACCTCAGACACCTTCCAGAGTGTAACGGCAGCTACAGAAGAACAGCTCGCTTCCATGGAAGAAATCTCCGCCTCTTCTACGGAGTTGTCCAGGATGGCAGGCGATCTGCAGCTTAAGATTGAACGGTTCAAGCTGGAAGACTAG
- a CDS encoding glutamate synthase subunit beta — MSTPTGFMEYKRQLPGDRDPEQRVKDWEEFHEHLTEDELRTQGARCMDCGTPYCHTGMDMSGGTSGCPVHNLIPEWNNLVYRGLWKEALERLHKTNNFPEFTGSICPAPCEGSCTVGLIGQPVTIKTIELAIVDKGFEEGWVVPSPPEKRTGKRIAIVGSGPAGLAAAAQLNKAGHMVTVFERSDRIGGLLMYGIPTMKLDKRVVQRRVDLLAAEGIEFVVNTEIGKDIPAQQLVDEYDAVVLCGGATKARRFNVEGNDLKGVMYAMDYLNGTIKSYLNSNLEDGNYVSAAGKDVIVLGGGDTGSDCVATSLRHGCSSITQFGTHDKAPLTRDPIANPWPQFPNVYTLDYAQQEAKAVFGEDPREFSIMTTKFVGDEEGNLKELHTVQIHRTVDETGRKIYQPVPGTEAVYPAQLALIAIGFDGPEQDIIEQLKLDTDRRTNVKARYGKFNTNVDKVFAAGDMRRGQSLVVWAINEGREAAREVDKYLMGSTVLA; from the coding sequence ATGTCTACACCTACTGGATTTATGGAGTATAAGCGCCAGCTCCCAGGGGACCGCGATCCCGAGCAGCGCGTGAAGGATTGGGAAGAATTCCACGAGCATCTGACCGAGGACGAGCTTCGGACCCAGGGTGCCCGTTGTATGGATTGCGGCACACCGTATTGCCACACCGGCATGGATATGAGCGGCGGTACTTCAGGCTGTCCCGTGCATAACCTGATCCCGGAGTGGAATAACCTGGTCTACCGCGGCTTGTGGAAGGAAGCGCTGGAGCGCCTGCACAAGACGAATAACTTCCCTGAATTCACCGGCAGCATCTGTCCTGCACCCTGCGAGGGCTCCTGTACCGTCGGTCTGATTGGACAGCCTGTTACGATTAAGACGATCGAGCTGGCCATTGTGGACAAGGGCTTTGAAGAGGGCTGGGTAGTCCCGAGTCCGCCGGAGAAGCGTACAGGCAAACGGATTGCCATTGTCGGCTCCGGTCCGGCAGGACTGGCCGCAGCAGCCCAGCTGAACAAAGCGGGTCACATGGTAACGGTCTTTGAGCGAAGTGACCGGATCGGTGGTCTTCTGATGTACGGTATCCCGACGATGAAGCTGGACAAACGTGTCGTACAGCGCCGTGTCGATCTGCTGGCTGCAGAAGGTATCGAGTTCGTGGTTAACACAGAGATTGGCAAAGACATTCCGGCGCAGCAGCTGGTGGATGAATATGATGCCGTTGTACTCTGCGGCGGTGCGACCAAGGCAAGACGCTTCAACGTGGAGGGCAATGACCTCAAAGGGGTTATGTATGCCATGGATTACCTGAACGGCACGATCAAGAGCTATCTGAATTCCAATCTGGAGGATGGCAATTATGTATCCGCCGCAGGCAAGGACGTAATCGTGCTGGGCGGGGGCGATACCGGCTCAGATTGTGTAGCGACTTCTCTGCGGCATGGCTGCAGCAGCATCACCCAGTTCGGTACTCACGACAAAGCGCCGCTTACACGTGATCCGATTGCAAACCCCTGGCCGCAGTTCCCGAATGTCTACACTCTGGATTATGCCCAGCAGGAAGCCAAAGCGGTCTTCGGAGAAGACCCGCGTGAATTCTCTATCATGACGACGAAGTTCGTCGGCGATGAAGAGGGCAACCTCAAGGAGCTGCATACAGTGCAGATCCACCGGACGGTAGACGAGACAGGACGGAAGATCTATCAGCCGGTTCCGGGAACTGAAGCTGTCTATCCGGCTCAGCTGGCGTTGATTGCCATTGGCTTCGATGGACCGGAGCAGGATATCATTGAGCAGCTTAAGCTGGATACGGACCGCCGTACCAATGTCAAGGCCCGTTATGGCAAATTCAATACGAATGTGGATAAAGTATTCGCAGCCGGAGATATGCGCCGCGGACAGAGTCTGGTCGTCTGGGCCATCAACGAGGGACGCGAAGCAGCGCGTGAAGTGGATAAATACCTGATGGGTTCGACTGTACTTGCTTAA
- a CDS encoding dihydrofolate reductase: MSITMIWAMASNGVVGKNNDMPWHLPLDFAYFKAETLGKRMLMGRKTWESLGSKPLKGRTSLILTRDKSFAPEGAEVIHTLAEALAEGRKEDELMVIGGAEIYSLMLPYADKLRVTRIEAEIEGDTRFPGVDWSQWKEVSNTPGLKNEQNPYDYRFMVYDRKE, from the coding sequence ATGAGCATTACCATGATATGGGCGATGGCCTCGAATGGCGTAGTTGGAAAGAATAATGATATGCCCTGGCATTTGCCGCTGGATTTCGCTTATTTCAAAGCAGAGACACTCGGCAAGCGGATGCTGATGGGCCGCAAAACCTGGGAGTCGCTGGGCAGCAAGCCGCTGAAGGGCCGTACCAGCCTCATCCTGACCCGCGACAAGAGCTTCGCACCCGAAGGGGCTGAGGTCATCCATACGCTGGCTGAGGCGCTGGCTGAGGGGCGCAAGGAGGATGAGCTGATGGTGATCGGCGGAGCCGAGATCTATAGCCTGATGCTACCTTATGCCGACAAGCTGCGTGTTACACGGATAGAGGCGGAGATTGAAGGCGATACGAGATTCCCTGGGGTAGACTGGAGCCAGTGGAAGGAAGTTTCCAATACACCGGGACTCAAGAATGAGCAGAATCCCTATGATTATCGTTTTATGGTGTACGACCGCAAGGAGTGA
- the thyA gene encoding thymidylate synthase, producing the protein MRNYLDLLQDILDTGTAKSDRTGTGTVSVFGRQLRFDLAKGFPLMTTKRIHLKSVVHELLWFLKGDTNTTYLKENGVSIWDEWADENGELGPVYGSQWRAWESKDGQHIDQIANVIESIKHNPDSRRHIVSAWNVGEIEQMKLPPCHFVFQFYVAGGKLSCMLTMRSVDTFLGLPFNIASYALLTHMVAQQTGLEVGDFIWSGGDVHIYTNHMEQVATQLAREPYALPKLNIRRVPDSIFDYTFEDFEFTDYVYHPGIKAPVAI; encoded by the coding sequence TTGCGTAATTACTTGGATTTATTACAGGATATTCTGGACACCGGTACAGCTAAGAGTGACCGGACAGGTACAGGTACTGTGTCCGTCTTCGGGCGTCAGCTCCGCTTCGATCTGGCGAAGGGCTTCCCGCTGATGACCACCAAGCGCATTCATCTGAAGTCGGTGGTACATGAGCTTCTATGGTTCCTCAAAGGGGATACCAATACAACTTATCTGAAGGAGAACGGCGTCTCGATCTGGGATGAATGGGCCGATGAGAACGGGGAGCTGGGACCGGTGTACGGTTCGCAGTGGCGGGCCTGGGAGAGCAAGGACGGGCAGCATATCGATCAGATTGCGAATGTTATTGAGTCGATCAAGCATAATCCCGATTCACGGCGTCATATTGTTAGTGCGTGGAATGTAGGCGAGATCGAGCAGATGAAGCTTCCGCCCTGCCATTTCGTATTTCAGTTCTACGTAGCGGGCGGCAAGCTCTCCTGCATGCTTACGATGCGTTCGGTGGATACGTTCCTTGGACTTCCGTTTAACATTGCCAGCTACGCGCTGCTTACGCATATGGTGGCGCAGCAGACGGGGCTAGAGGTCGGAGATTTCATCTGGTCCGGCGGAGATGTGCATATATATACAAATCATATGGAACAAGTGGCTACACAGCTTGCGCGGGAGCCTTATGCGCTGCCGAAGCTTAACATCCGTAGAGTACCGGACAGTATTTTTGATTATACCTTTGAGGATTTTGAATTTACTGACTATGTCTATCACCCGGGAATCAAGGCACCGGTTGCTATATGA
- the lpdA gene encoding dihydrolipoyl dehydrogenase gives MVVGDASIEIDTLVIGAGPGGYVAAIRAAQLGQKVIIVDKSELGGVCLNRGCIPSKALISAAHQFEAAQHGEVFGVTAENVKVDWSKTQAFKNGVVKKMTSGVTSLMKGNKIEVFSGEAMFISTNEARLFNDHESPRYKFNNCIIATGSRPIELKPFPFGGRILSSTEALDLPEIPKSMIVIGGGYIGAELGQMYSKFGTKVTIIEGLDTVLPGFDKDMTRLVAKNMAKTGIEIVTNAKAESAVQNDKEVTVKYSVGGESKEVTAEYLLVTVGRRPNTDGELGLDLIGVELDDRGLVKVDHQGRTNIPNIFAIGDIVPGLALAHKASYEGKIAAEAISGHKSVVDYKVMPAVVFTDPECSSVGLTEKEAKDKGYAVKAGKFPFAGNGRAVSLNAPEGFIKIVAKSDNNQVLGAQIVGIEASNLIAELGLAIEMGATLEDIALTIHAHPTLGEIVMEAAELVEGHPIHVMK, from the coding sequence ATGGTAGTCGGAGACGCTTCAATCGAAATCGACACATTGGTAATTGGTGCAGGTCCCGGCGGGTATGTGGCGGCAATTCGTGCCGCCCAGCTCGGCCAAAAGGTCATCATTGTAGATAAATCGGAACTCGGCGGTGTGTGCTTGAACCGCGGCTGTATTCCTTCCAAGGCCCTGATCTCGGCCGCTCATCAATTCGAGGCTGCCCAGCACGGTGAAGTATTCGGTGTTACAGCCGAGAACGTGAAGGTAGACTGGTCCAAGACTCAGGCCTTCAAGAACGGCGTAGTCAAGAAAATGACTTCCGGCGTTACCAGCCTGATGAAGGGCAACAAGATCGAAGTATTCAGCGGAGAAGCTATGTTCATCAGCACAAACGAAGCCCGTCTGTTCAATGATCATGAATCCCCGCGTTACAAGTTCAATAACTGCATTATCGCAACGGGCTCCCGTCCGATTGAACTGAAGCCATTTCCGTTCGGCGGACGCATCCTGTCCTCCACGGAAGCGCTGGATCTGCCTGAGATCCCTAAGAGCATGATCGTTATCGGCGGCGGCTACATTGGTGCGGAGCTGGGTCAGATGTACTCCAAATTCGGCACCAAGGTTACCATCATTGAAGGTCTGGACACCGTTCTGCCTGGCTTCGACAAAGACATGACCCGTCTGGTTGCCAAGAATATGGCTAAGACTGGCATTGAAATTGTAACCAACGCCAAAGCAGAATCTGCGGTTCAGAACGACAAGGAAGTTACTGTGAAGTACTCCGTCGGCGGAGAATCCAAAGAAGTTACTGCTGAATACCTGCTGGTAACCGTAGGACGCCGTCCGAATACTGACGGCGAGCTGGGCCTGGATCTGATCGGCGTTGAGCTGGATGACCGCGGTCTGGTGAAGGTAGACCATCAGGGACGGACTAACATTCCTAACATTTTCGCAATCGGCGATATCGTTCCAGGTCTTGCCTTGGCGCACAAAGCTTCTTACGAAGGTAAGATTGCTGCGGAAGCCATTTCCGGACACAAATCGGTTGTGGATTACAAGGTAATGCCGGCTGTAGTATTCACAGATCCAGAATGCTCCAGCGTAGGCCTGACCGAGAAGGAAGCGAAGGATAAGGGCTATGCGGTGAAAGCCGGCAAGTTCCCGTTCGCAGGCAACGGCCGTGCCGTGTCCCTGAATGCTCCTGAAGGCTTCATCAAGATTGTAGCGAAGAGCGACAACAATCAGGTGCTTGGCGCGCAAATCGTCGGTATCGAAGCTTCCAATCTGATCGCTGAGCTGGGTCTGGCGATTGAAATGGGCGCAACGCTTGAAGATATCGCACTGACCATCCATGCGCATCCAACCCTTGGCGAGATCGTCATGGAAGCGGCTGAGCTGGTAGAAGGCCACCCGATCCACGTAATGAAATAA